GTGGGGGACGCCATCGTCACGTCCGGGGCCGACGGCATCTATCCGCACGGACTCACTTTGGGGACGGTCACCTCGGTGCGGCGCGGCCCCAGCCTGTACAAGACGATCGACGTCGAGCCGGCAATGGAGTTCGACCGCATGGAGCATGTCCTGATCGTCACCCACGACGAGCGGCTCGCGGCCGCCGGCGATGTCCGATGAGCCCCGCGCAGGTAGCGATCGCCGCTGCGGCGGCGGTGACGGTGCAGACCACACTGGCCTGGTCGGTCAGCGGCACCGTCGTCAACCTGGATCTGCCGCTGGTGGTCGTGGTCCTGGCCGCGCTGTCCGGTGGACCGCTGGCCGGGCTGTGGACCGGAACCGCGACAGGGCTCGCGCAGGACGTGCTGTCGGGCGGAATCGTCGGCGTGAGCGGCCTGTGCAAGTGCGTGGCCGGCGTTGCGGTGGGGCTGGCGGGTGAGAAACTGCTCGTGACGACCACCTGGCAGCGGAGCCTCGTGGCGGCGGGCGCGACCCTGCTCCACGCCGGTTGCTTCTTCGGGGCCTATGCCTTGATCCCCACGGCGACCCTGATCGGCGGGTGGACGGAGGTGGCGGCTCAGGCAGTCGCGAATGCGGTGGCGGCGAGCATCGTCATCGGCGCCGTGGGACCCGTGCGCCGATGGCAGAGACCCGCGCAGCGCCGGCGTCCGGGGCCGGCCGCCGAACGCTGGCGGAGTCGGTACGCGCCATGATGAGCATCCCGCCGCCGCCGTCGCGCGACGCGCTCAGAGCTCGATCGCTGCTGGGGTTGCTCCAGCACGCCGTCGTCGTGATCTTCGCCGCGCTCCTCGTCAGTTTCTGGCACGTCCAGATCAGCCAGCACGAACGGTTCCTGGCGATGGCGGAGAACAACCACCAGCGCCGGCTGTTGCTGCGTGCGCCGCGCGGCGCGGTCCTGGACCGCGACGGCGAGGTGCTGGTGGAAAACCGTCACTCGCTGAACATCTCGTTGGTGCGTGAGCAGGTCGAGGACGTCGACGCCTGGATTGCCCGGCTGGCGCGCACCACCGGCGCCGATGAAGCGGCGATCGCCGGCATCGTCGAGCGTCAACCGCCCGCATCCGCATCGCGTCCGGTAGTCGTCATCAGGGACGCCCCGCTGTCCCAGGTGGCTGCCGTAGCAGCCCGCAAGCCGGAGCTGCCGGGGCTCGTCGTCGAGCAGGTTCCCACGCGCCATTATCCGGGTGCGACGTTCGGCGCGCATGCGCTGGGTTACGTCGGAGAGGTCACCGACGTGCAACTTTCGCTGCCCCAGTTCGAGGGGCTGCGCAGCGGCGCGATCGTCGGCCACGCAGGCATCGAACACGCCTACAACGATCGGCTCATGGGGACCGACGGCGCGCGCCACGTCGTCGTGAACAGCGTTGGCCGGGAGATCGAGACGGTTCGCGAGGTCGCGCCGATCGAGGGTGCGCCCCTGGAGCTGACGATCGACTACGACCTCCAGCGGGCTGCCGAGGAAGGGTTCCAGGCGGCCGGGTTCGACGGCGCCGCCGTCGTGCTCGATCCGCGCTCGGGCGAGGTGCTGGCCCTGGTGAGCCGGCCGGCTTACGACCCGAACGACTTCGCTTCCGGAATCGACGCCGCCGCCTGGGGCGAGTTGCTCGCGGATCCGCTCAATCCACTGCAGAACCGGGCCCTGCGGGGTCGCTATTCGCCCGGCTCGACGTTCAAGATCGTCATGGCGATAGCGGCCCTTGAAGAGGGGGTGGTGGATCCGCACGACGAGATCGTGTGCCGCGGCGGCGGCGTCTTCTACGGCCGGTTCTTCGCGTGCCACTCCACGCACGGCAGCGTCGACATGGCGCGGGCGCTGGCGCAGTCGTGCAACACCTACTTCTACCGGCTGGGGCAGTCGCTCGGCATCGATCTGATTCACAAGTGGGCCACCGCGCTCGGCCTGGGGAGCATGAGCGGCATCGACCTGCCGCACGAGGTGCAGGGACTGGTGCCGTCCCGGGAGTGGAAGCGCGCCACGCACGGCGAGCGCTGGTATGCCGGCGAGACGATCTCGGTCGCCATCGGACAGGGCCAGGTGTCCGTGACGCCGCTGTCGATGGCCGTGATGATGGCGGCGGTGGCGAACGACGGGCAGGTCCCGACGCCGCGGGTGCTCCGGCCGGCGTTCCCCGGTCGGGGTGCGGTGGAGGAGGTCCGCGCGGGGGCGGGTCTGCAGCTTGCGCCGGAGACCCTCGCCACGGTGCGGCGCGGACTCTGGACGGCGGTCAACGGCGTGGGAACAGCGCGGCGCGCGCGCCTGCCGGGACGCGACGTGATCGGCAAGACCGGTACCGCGCAGGTCGTGTCGCTGTCCGGCCGCAGGGCCGCGACGGATTCCGAGGCGGACTTGCGGGACCACGGGTGGTTCGTCTTCGCCGCTCCGCGCGACGACGCCCGCATCGCCGGCGTGGTCTTCGCCGAGCACGGAGAGCACGGCTATCTGGCCGCCCCGATTGCCCGCCACGTGATCGAGACCTTCTTCGCCAAGGAGGAGGGGCTTCCGCTGCCCGCTTCTCCGCTGCCGGCGAGTCATCCCGTGACGACCGTGGCGGACGCGGCGCAGCCGGAGGCCGCGGGCGGAGGCCAGTGATGTTCGAGCATCGCCTGGCCGTCTACATCGACTGGGCGTTGCTGGGCGCAATCGGGATACTCTGCGCCATCGGCGCGACGATGGTGTTCAGCGCCACTTACGACCCCGCCAGCGGCAGCGTCGGCGCCGAGTTCTATCGTCACCTGGTGGCGCTTGCGATTGGCGCGGTCGCGCTCGTCGGCTGCCTGGTGGTCGACTACCGCACCCTGGCGGATCGTTCCCTGTTCATCTACGCCGGTCTCGTGGCCGTCCTGGTCCTCACGCTGTTCGTGGGTACCGAGCAGGGCGGCGCCCGGCGCTGGGTCGGCATCGGTTCGCTCTCCGGCCAGCCGTCGGAGCTCGCGCGCCTCGTTCTGGCCCTCGTTCTGGCTTCGGTTTACACCCGGAACAGCCCGGCCCGGCGCGCGTTGCGCGACTGGATCGTGGGCGGCGCGGTCGTGGCCCTGCCTTTCGTGCTGATCGCGCGGCAGCCGGATCTCGGGACCGCGGTCATCCTGTTGCCGGTCTGCCTGACCGTCATGGTGTTCGCGGGCCTGCGAATCCGGGTCCTCGCGGTCGTGGCTCTGCTCGGCGTGCTCGCGACGCCTCTCGTCTGGGCCTACGGGCTAGAGGAGTATCAGCAGCGTCGCATCTCCAGCTTCCTGGACCCGGAGCAGGATCCGCAGGGCGCCGGTTACCAGCAGCGGCAGGCGCGCATCACGGTCGGCTCGGGAGGGATGACGGGACGCGGGTTCCTGCAGGGCACGCAGAACCAGTACAACTTCCTGCCGGTCGCGCACAACGACTTCATCTTCTCGGTGCTGGCGGAGGAGCACGGGTTCGTCGGCGTATCGGTCGCGCTGGCCCTGTATCTGTTCGTCATCCTGCGTTCGCTCGATGCGGCGCGGGTCGCGCGGGACAGTACCGGCATGTACCTGGTCGCCGGCGTCGCCGCCGGGTTCACGTTTCAGGTCGTATACAACATCACGATGTCGGTGGGGCTGGCGCCGGTCAAGGGACTGACCCTGCCGTTGATGAGCTTCGGAGGCTCGTCGATCATCGCGACACTGATGGGATTCGGGCTCATCCTGAACGTCCGGATGCGCCGATTCAGAAACTGAGATCATGGTCCGGAAGGGCAGCGGCGCGAGGCGTTGCGAAGGCGTCCGGATGGCGGCCCGACCGGCGGGCGCGCCGCCGTGCGATCGCGCACGCGCGCGACGTGCGCGCGCCTGGAGCGCTGCGAGCCCGGACCGGCGGGAGATCGTTACGCATGAACAAGGAATTGATCGTCTCCTCGAACCGCCACGAGACGATGGCGGCCATTCTCGAGGACGACCAGGTGGCCGAGATCCACATCGAACGCGAGCACCAGCGCGGCGTCGCCGGCAACATCTACAAGGGGCGTGTGAACAAGGTCCTGCCCGGGATGCAGTCGGCCTTCGTCGACATCGGTCTCGAGCGCGACGCCTTCCTGTACGTCTCCGACGTCGTCGACACCATCGAGGAGTTCGAGCGTCTGGAGTCGGGTGACGGCGACGACTCGCCCGCGGACGGCGGCGAGGCCAACGGCGACGCCGCACGCCCGCGCGGCAACGGTCGGAGCCGGTCGCCCCAGCGCTCCGCGCAGAGGCCGACGCAGCAGATCGAGGATCTGCTGAAGGCCGGGCAGGAGATCCTGGTGCAGGTGGTCAAGGAGCCGCTCGGCACCAAGGGCGCGCGGGTCACCTCCCACGCCAGCATCCCCGGGCGCTTCCTGGTGTTCATGCCGACCGCCGACAACATCGGCGTGTCGCGCAAGATCGACTCGCGCGAGGAGCGCAGCCGCCTGCGCGGCATCGTGCGACAGTTTCGCGACGAGCACGGTTTCACCGGCGGGATCATCATCCGTACGGCCGCGGCCAGGCGCCCCAAGGAGGATATCGAAGGCGACTTGCGGTACTTCCACGAGCTCTGGTCCGAGATGCGCGGCAACATGGAGTCGTTGCGGGCGCCCGCGGTCATTCATCACGAGGAGAGCCTCGTCGCGAAGCTCATCCGCGACTTCCTGAACGACGATTTTTCGGCGATCCGGATCGACGACCGCGACGAGCATGCACGCGTCCTGCGGTTGGTCGAGCGCATCATGCCGGGCATGGTGGAGCGCGTGCGGCACTACGCGAAGGAGTTTCCGATCTTCGAGGAATACGGCGTGCAGGCCGAGATCGACAAGGCGATCCGGAGCAAGGTGTGGCTCAAGTCGGGCGGTTACATCGTGATCAACCAGACGGAGGCCCTCGTCGCGATCGACGTCAACACCGGGCGCTACGTCGGCAAGCGCAGCGGCGGTCTCGAGGACACCATCGTCAAGACCAACCTGGAAGCGGCCAAGGAGATCGTCCGGCAAGTCCGGCTGCGGGATCTCGGCGGCATCATCGTGGCCGACTTCATCGATATGGATGATCGCAAGAACCGCCAGAAGGTCGCACAGGCGTTCGAGCGAGAGCTCCGGCGCGACCGGGCGCCGTCGAAGACCATCCAGGTGTCCGACTTCGGCCTGATCATCCTGACCCGAAAGCGCGTCCGCAAGAGCCTGGAGCGGCAGTTGACCGACCCGTGCCCGTACTGTTCCGGCAGCGCGGTCATCAAGTCGTCGTCGACGATCTGTTACGACCTGCTGTCGGAGGTGCGCAAGATTGGCCCCGAGCTCAACGGGCACGCCGTGCAGTTGCGGGTCAATCCCGACATCGCGCGGGTCCTCGAGCAGGAGCAGCGCGGGGTGCTACGGGACCTCGAGCGCGTGCTCGGACGCGGGGTCACCGTGCAGCCGGACGTCCGGCTGCACCACGAGCAGTTCGACGTGATGGCTACCTGAACGGTCAACCCGCGGCGAGGTGAATCAGATAGTGCGTGCCGTCCCGGTTGATCCAGACGCGCACGTAGTCGTTCCCGCGCAGAACTTCGACGCGCGCACTGCCGTTCGCCGGCGGGGCGGCCCCGGCGACGTCGCCGATCTCCGCCGCGGGGACGATGGAGGCCAGCTCGCGTCCCATGACCGCGTCGCCCTGCCGGAACTCCACCCAGCGTTCGAGCTCCGCGAGCGCCCCGGTGGCTTCCGGGCTCGCCGTCAGGCTCGTCAGATGCACGCTGTAGGCGCCGGGCGACAAGGCCTGACCGTTCGCCAGCACGCGCCGGGGCAACTCGATCGTGCCGAGCGCCAGCTCCCCGGGCGGGACGCTGACGCTCCCCGGGAGCTGCCCGGAAGCTCCCGGCAGCGAGCTGCCGGCGACGAAGAGGAGCGCGGCGGCCAACGCGCGCAAGCGGTACGACCCCTTCATGGACGGCTGATTCATGACTGAAATCATAGCATCGGGCCCTGCCAGCGCACCGCGGCGAAACGGTGCAGCCGGTCCCCGGTCACGCGGATCCCTTCCGCAACGAGCAGGCCCCGCTTGACGGCGCGATCGCCGTAGCCGCCCAGCCGCCCGCCGGCGCCGACGACACGGTGGCACGGCACCCCGGGTCGCGTGCATCTCCGCATGACGTTGCCCACCGCGCGGGAGGCGAGCGGCCGCCCCGCCAGGGCGGCGACATCCCCGTACGTCGCGACGCGCCCGGGCGGGATGCGGCGCACTATGGCCAGCACACGCCGCGCGAACGGCGTCGCCGGTCGCCTGGTGTCGCTGTTCACGCCGTCCAGCCGATCCGCCGGTCCGGTCGTTCCGAGAAGGAGATCCTGCAGCGCTCAGTGTCCCGGTGTCGTCCGCCAGATCTCGTGGATGGCATGGGCGTCCATCAGCTTCGTGGCGTACGCAATCTGCCCGGCGTGGAGAGCGTAGTGCGTCAACTGCAGGCTGATGGCTTCGAGCAGCGTCATGGGTTTCGGCGTCCGCTCGGTCGTGGCGATCAGGTCGGCCGGATCGACCTGCGCCAGCACCTCGTCGGCCTCCTCGATGGCCATGTCGAGTCTGGCCCGCAGCTCCGCGGCCGGCAGCTCGCGCCGCTCCGCGAACTCGGCGGCCCGATCCCGTACGAACTCGCGTTTCCCGACGACGTGTCCGATGTAGAAGCGGGTCGATCCGACGCAGTGCAGGACGAGGTTGCCGATGGCGTTCGACGATTCGTTGGGGCGCCACCAGATCTGCTCTACCTTCAGCGCGTCCAGGCAGGTGCGAATCTGCCCCGTCAGGTGGATGCAGAGGCGCGTGCGGGCAGACTCGATGAACGTGGATTCGATGGTGCGAGTCATGCGCACAGCTTAGCAGCCGGCGATGGAGGGGGGAGCGCCGTGCCGGGCTGCCCGCGTCCATCCCGAATCCGTGTTCCGTTTCAGCGTCGGAGGACCGGCAGGTAGCAGAGCGCGGCGATGAGCAAGTCGTACGTCGCAGAGGCTGCCGGGTACCAGTGCGGGACCATCTCCGGCGGGAGCAGCCCGGCGCCATGCGCAAGGCCGGCTGCCGCGTGCGCGCCCCAGGCGGCGGCCAGCGCCGTCAGCGCGCGAACCGGTTCCCACGTGGTGACCAGGGCCGCCACCGCGAAGCAGCCGGCGGCGATGGCCACGACGAGGCCGGCGCCGGGGACGTCGTCGTGCCCGAGGGCGAAGCCGATGGGGACGGCGGCGGCCAGCGCCAGCAGCAGCGCCGCGAACTGGGCGAGCCGCAACTCGGCTACGAGCCGTTGTCCACTGGTCGGATCCGCGCGCCGGGCGCCGAGCGACAGCCACGCGGCGGTCGTCCCGAAGGCGAGAAAGACGACGGCGAACGAGAGTACTGCATCGGTCACGGGATTCCCGTCGCGGGGCGCGCCGCTGGAGGCTCGCGAGTATAGCAGCCGTCTCGGGTAGGCTTGTCGCGCGGGCGGAAGAGGAGGACGCGTGGAGAGTATGCACGATGCCCGGCGGATTCGCGCCGCGGCGGCCACGACCGCCGTCCTGCTGGCGTTGGCGGCGTTCGCGTTTCAGGAGCTGCTGCCGGGACGCCTGCGGGCGCTGATGGGCATGGCGGCGTTCATCCTCACTGCCATCGCCTGCTCGGCGAACGTGGCCGCCATCCGCTGGCGCACCGTCGCCTGGGGAATCGGTCTGCAGGTGTTCCTGGCCGTGGCGATACTGAAGCTCGCGGTCGGCGGCGTCCGGCCGGGCTACGCCCTGTTCTCCGCGCTGGCCGCCGTCGTCACGCGCTTCCTGGAGTTCACCAGCGTCGGGGCGCAGTTCGTCTTCGGGGTTCTTGCCGATCCGGTGGCGATGGGGGAGCGGTTCCCCAACGGCCTCGTGCTCGCCTTCTCCGCGTTTCCAATCATCATCTTCGCGTCGTCGGTCTTCACCGTGCTCTACCACCTGGGCGTCCTGCAGGCGGCCGTGCGGCTGCTGGCGCGCGTGATGATGCCGCTGATGGGCACCAGCGGGGCGGAGACGCTGTCGGCGGCGGCCAACGTTTTCATGGGGCAAACGGAGGCGCCGATCATCGTCCGCCCGTACATCGCGCGGATGACGCAGTCGGAGCTGCTCGCGTTGATGACGGGCGGCCTGGCGACCATCGCCGGCAGCATGTTCGCCATCTACGTCAACCTGGGCGCCGATCCGGTGGCGATGCTGACGACGAGCGTCATGGCGGCGCCCTGCGGCCTGTATCTGGCCAAGATACTGCTACCGGAGACCGGCGAGCCGGTGACCGCCGGCCGGGTGGTCGTCAATCCGGCGCGGGAGCACGTCAACGTGGTCGATGCAGCGGCCGCCGGCGCGTCGAGCGGTATGCAACTTGCCTTCAACGTGACGGCGATGCTGATCGCGTTCCTGGCGTTCATCGCCATGTTCGACTACCTGCTGGGCTTCCTGCGGCCGGGCCTGTCGATGGCCGGCATCTTCGCGGTGGTCTTTGCGCCGGTCGCCGCGCTCATCGGGACGCCGGCCGGCGACGTGCCGGCGGTTGCGGATCTGCTCGGCACGAAGCTCGTCACGAACGAGTTCGTCGCCTACCTCAAGCTGAGCGGCGAGTACGCGGACTCGATCAGCGACCGCGCGCGGTCGCTTTCCGCCTTCGCGCTCACCGGCTTCGCCAACTTCGGCTCGATCGGCATCGTGCTGGGCGGGATCGGCAGCATGGCGCCCGAGCGCCGCGGCGATCTGGCGCGACTCAGCGCCCGCGCGCTCCTCGCCGGCTTCATGGCGACGCTGATCAACGCTTCGGTGGCGGCCGTCCTGCTCTAGCGCACACCCCCCGGCGGCGTCGCGTCGGGGCGGCCGGGCGCCGACGACCGGGTTGTATGATTCCCCTCGATGTTGCCGACCGTTGCGTGGAAGGACGACCGCGTCGTCATGGTCGACCAGCGCAAGCTGCCCGGCCGGGAGGTCTACGTGGAGCTCCGCACGGCCCGCGAGGTGGCTCGCGCCATCGAGAAGATGGTGATCCGGGGGGCGCCCGCGATCGGCGTCGCCGCGGCGATGGGGCTGGCGCTCGGCGTGACGAAGAGCCGGGCGAAAGGGAGCGCGGCGCTGGCCGCCGAGTTCTACCGGTTGTGCGACACGATGGCCGCGACGCGCCCGACGGCGGTGAATCTCTTCTGGGCGATAGACCGCATGAAGGGGGTGTTCTCCGCCGCGGCGCGGGCCGGGCGGTCGCCGGCGGAGATCAGCGCGATCCTGGTGGCCGAAGCCGCGCGCATCCACGACGAGGACGTCGCTTGCTGCAGGGCGCTCGGGGCGCACGGCGCTGCGCTGCTGCCCGACGACGGCCGCGTGCTGACGCACTGCAACGCCGGCGCGCTGGCGACCGGCGGCTACGGAACCGCGCTCGGGGTGATACGGGCGGCGGTGGAGGGGGGCAAGCGGATCGCCGTCTACGCCGACGAGACCCGGCCGTTCCTGCAGGGCAGCCGGCTGACCGCCTGGGAGCTGCTGCGGGACGGCATCGATACGACGATCGTGACCGACGGGATGG
This genomic stretch from Acidobacteriota bacterium harbors:
- the mreD gene encoding rod shape-determining protein MreD, coding for MSPAQVAIAAAAAVTVQTTLAWSVSGTVVNLDLPLVVVVLAALSGGPLAGLWTGTATGLAQDVLSGGIVGVSGLCKCVAGVAVGLAGEKLLVTTTWQRSLVAAGATLLHAGCFFGAYALIPTATLIGGWTEVAAQAVANAVAASIVIGAVGPVRRWQRPAQRRRPGPAAERWRSRYAP
- the mrdA gene encoding penicillin-binding protein 2 yields the protein MAETRAAPASGAGRRTLAESVRAMMSIPPPPSRDALRARSLLGLLQHAVVVIFAALLVSFWHVQISQHERFLAMAENNHQRRLLLRAPRGAVLDRDGEVLVENRHSLNISLVREQVEDVDAWIARLARTTGADEAAIAGIVERQPPASASRPVVVIRDAPLSQVAAVAARKPELPGLVVEQVPTRHYPGATFGAHALGYVGEVTDVQLSLPQFEGLRSGAIVGHAGIEHAYNDRLMGTDGARHVVVNSVGREIETVREVAPIEGAPLELTIDYDLQRAAEEGFQAAGFDGAAVVLDPRSGEVLALVSRPAYDPNDFASGIDAAAWGELLADPLNPLQNRALRGRYSPGSTFKIVMAIAALEEGVVDPHDEIVCRGGGVFYGRFFACHSTHGSVDMARALAQSCNTYFYRLGQSLGIDLIHKWATALGLGSMSGIDLPHEVQGLVPSREWKRATHGERWYAGETISVAIGQGQVSVTPLSMAVMMAAVANDGQVPTPRVLRPAFPGRGAVEEVRAGAGLQLAPETLATVRRGLWTAVNGVGTARRARLPGRDVIGKTGTAQVVSLSGRRAATDSEADLRDHGWFVFAAPRDDARIAGVVFAEHGEHGYLAAPIARHVIETFFAKEEGLPLPASPLPASHPVTTVADAAQPEAAGGGQ
- the rodA gene encoding rod shape-determining protein RodA, translating into MFEHRLAVYIDWALLGAIGILCAIGATMVFSATYDPASGSVGAEFYRHLVALAIGAVALVGCLVVDYRTLADRSLFIYAGLVAVLVLTLFVGTEQGGARRWVGIGSLSGQPSELARLVLALVLASVYTRNSPARRALRDWIVGGAVVALPFVLIARQPDLGTAVILLPVCLTVMVFAGLRIRVLAVVALLGVLATPLVWAYGLEEYQQRRISSFLDPEQDPQGAGYQQRQARITVGSGGMTGRGFLQGTQNQYNFLPVAHNDFIFSVLAEEHGFVGVSVALALYLFVILRSLDAARVARDSTGMYLVAGVAAGFTFQVVYNITMSVGLAPVKGLTLPLMSFGGSSIIATLMGFGLILNVRMRRFRN
- a CDS encoding Rne/Rng family ribonuclease; protein product: MNKELIVSSNRHETMAAILEDDQVAEIHIEREHQRGVAGNIYKGRVNKVLPGMQSAFVDIGLERDAFLYVSDVVDTIEEFERLESGDGDDSPADGGEANGDAARPRGNGRSRSPQRSAQRPTQQIEDLLKAGQEILVQVVKEPLGTKGARVTSHASIPGRFLVFMPTADNIGVSRKIDSREERSRLRGIVRQFRDEHGFTGGIIIRTAAARRPKEDIEGDLRYFHELWSEMRGNMESLRAPAVIHHEESLVAKLIRDFLNDDFSAIRIDDRDEHARVLRLVERIMPGMVERVRHYAKEFPIFEEYGVQAEIDKAIRSKVWLKSGGYIVINQTEALVAIDVNTGRYVGKRSGGLEDTIVKTNLEAAKEIVRQVRLRDLGGIIVADFIDMDDRKNRQKVAQAFERELRRDRAPSKTIQVSDFGLIILTRKRVRKSLERQLTDPCPYCSGSAVIKSSSTICYDLLSEVRKIGPELNGHAVQLRVNPDIARVLEQEQRGVLRDLERVLGRGVTVQPDVRLHHEQFDVMAT
- a CDS encoding MGMT family protein, which produces MNSDTRRPATPFARRVLAIVRRIPPGRVATYGDVAALAGRPLASRAVGNVMRRCTRPGVPCHRVVGAGGRLGGYGDRAVKRGLLVAEGIRVTGDRLHRFAAVRWQGPML
- a CDS encoding DinB family protein; its protein translation is MTRTIESTFIESARTRLCIHLTGQIRTCLDALKVEQIWWRPNESSNAIGNLVLHCVGSTRFYIGHVVGKREFVRDRAAEFAERRELPAAELRARLDMAIEEADEVLAQVDPADLIATTERTPKPMTLLEAISLQLTHYALHAGQIAYATKLMDAHAIHEIWRTTPGH
- the mtnA gene encoding S-methyl-5-thioribose-1-phosphate isomerase, with protein sequence MLPTVAWKDDRVVMVDQRKLPGREVYVELRTAREVARAIEKMVIRGAPAIGVAAAMGLALGVTKSRAKGSAALAAEFYRLCDTMAATRPTAVNLFWAIDRMKGVFSAAARAGRSPAEISAILVAEAARIHDEDVACCRALGAHGAALLPDDGRVLTHCNAGALATGGYGTALGVIRAAVEGGKRIAVYADETRPFLQGSRLTAWELLRDGIDTTIVTDGMAGSLFSGGTIDAVVVGADRIAANGDVANKIGTYTVAVLAREHEVPFYVAAPTSTIDLATADGGGIPIEERNSREVTHVGSSRVAPEGAGVWNPAFDVTPHRFVAGIITERGICRPPYGESLAAACVGA